TTTGATAGTCCCGGCACCGCCATGGACTATTATCGCGACCATTAGAACCACCGGAAAAAATTCCCTCGAAGGGTTAAAAGAATTGTGGAAACGAGAAAAAATCAGCTGAGGGACATGTTTATTATTGTCTCCCCGATGTTCTCGATGTACTCAAGAACCCTCCTGAAGCTCTCCTTCGCTATCGACTGCCTGTAATCGGTAGCCTTAATCGTGGCACGGATTTCAAGCATTAGCTTGTCTATGGCCTTGAGATCGCGCTTCTCAATCTGGACAACCATGGCCTCGAATTTCTCCCTCAGGTAGGGAACGTCAATCTCATCCGGATTCTCGGCGATTCTGATGATGTGATCGCCTATCCTCTCGATTTCCCTCGCTATGAAGAGGATTCCCATGAGGTCGAAAGTTCTCTTCACAATTCCGCTCTCCTCGGTAACGGTGTGCTTGCTGAGAAGCCTGTTGACGGTTCTTATTATCAGGAAGTAGAAGCGGTCGAGCTCGTTTTCGAGGTCGTTTATATCCCGCTTTATCTCGCCATTCTCCCCCCTGATGAGCAGTTCGAGGTCGCCGAGCATCGAAACTACTATAGAGCGGATTCTCCTGAGGAGCTCAGCGAGGTTCACCTCGTCCTCGTCAAGGAGACTTTTAGCTATGATTCTAGTCGGCTCGTCGAGGATTATCTCAACGCCCGGAAGGCTCTGGAGGACCTTTCTGATTTTCACCTTGTAAATCGGCATCTCCTCATTTAGTTGAATCTCAAGAACGTCGTAACCCTGAATGTAGGCTGAGATTACAAGCCTGATGGCCATGTCCGGGGAGAACTCCCTTGAAAGCGTCAGAACTTTCTTTTCGCTAACTTCCTTAGGCTCGCTTGGAAATATAGTGATGCTCCCATCGGGGTTTATAACCAGTGGTATCGTGTCCCCCTGTTTTAAACCATGCTCCCTAACCCACTTTTTTGGAAGAGAAATTATGTATGAGCTTCGCCCTGTGAACTGTATCTTCCTGAACTCCATAGCTGACACCAACGATATATAGAGGTAGGGTCTTAAAGGTTTCATTTCGATAAGCTTATAAACGCTATGAGAGACGTTTTACCATGCTCTCAGAGTACGGCAGGGACGCGAAAATACTCATAGGAGCAAACGCACTGGGTCAGACTTTCCTGTGGTTTTCTTTCTTCATAATGCCCTTCTATTTAAAGGTCCTAGGATACAACATGAAGGCCATGGGTGCCTTCTTCTCGGCGCAAACAATTGTGGGGGGACTTTTCTTCCTCCTCGCTGGTCCGATATCCCTGCGTCTCGGCTACAGAAAAACCCTCCTCCTGAGCGCTTTTCTCGGCCTAACAGGGAGGCTCCTTCAGGTACTAGCCATAAATTCCCTCGTTCTTTTTCTAGGCTTTGTCCTCGTTGGGGTAAACATGGGGCTAAGACAACCGAACTACAACGCCTACCTAAGCGAGCTCGTTCCCGATGAGAGAAGACACGAGGCCTTCTCCAAGAGCTTCGGACTAGGAACCCTCTTCAACTCATTGGGGGTTCTCCTCGCGGGTTTTCTGCCTGGCTATTTCATGGGCTTGTCCATTGCTGAGGAAACCGCATACCGAATAACGTTTTCCCTCTCGCTCCTCCAGTTCGTCTTCGTCATCCCTGCTCTGCTTATGGTCAGGGACGTCGTTGTCAGAGAAAGAAAGATTAGATGGGAAAAGGCCCTCGTTCTCAAAATCCTCAAGTTCTCCCTGCCGAGCGCACTCATAGGTCTCGGCGCGGGGATAACGATACCCTTTATGAGCCTCTACTTCAAGCTCCGCTTTGGAGAAACCCTTCAGGCAATAAGCTGGATTTTCTTCTTCCAGCAGTTGGCCATGGGCCTCGGCTCCTTTGGATTGCCCGAGCTCGTCAAGAAATACGGGCCTGTAAAGGTCATAACAGCATTCCAGGGGACGGCCACCTTCCTCTTCGTGGTATTCCCGTCAATAAAGACCTTTACTTTAGCTGGAGCTATCTACGTCCTCAGGGCAATACTCATGAACATAATCTGGCCCATAAACAGCTCCTTTATGATGGGGTTCTTTAGAACCGAGGAGAAGGCAACAGCCAACGGAATCCAGCAGGCGTTTTCAACGTTTATGAGGGGAATAGGAAACTCAATAGGCGGAACTCTTTTCGCGGTTTCCTTGGCCTATCCCTTCTACGCCACCGCGTTCCTCTATGCCTTCGCAACGGCACTCTTTTACGCCTTTTTCATCAAGCACGATGAATAAGGAGAAGGCTTACTTATCAGCCAGCTCCTCGCCGCGCTCGAAGGCCCTGAAGTTCATTTCCCAGAGCCTCTCGCGGAGGGTGAGCTTTATGCCCTCAAGCAGGGAGTCGCGCTTGAGAGGGATTAGACCCTTGCCGTAGGCGTAGCCGAGCATCAGAACGCCCAAAGTGCGGGGGTTTATCTTATCAGCCTCCCTCTGGAAGTTAGTCATGTGAACCGGGCAGATTTTTCCTATAGCGTCCCTTATCTCGCCGAGCTCTGGATACTTTTCCTTACCGACTAAAGTGGTCGCTGTGTGGATGGGGTAGGCGTTGATTATAGCAACGCTCTTCTTTCCTAAAAAGCGTGCGTTCCTCAAAGCTTCAGCAGGTTCAAGTGCCAGCATGAGGTTGGCCTTGCCCTCCTCGATGAGGGGGGAATAAACCTCCTCGCCGAAGCGCAGATAGCTCAGAAC
The window above is part of the Thermococcus sp. genome. Proteins encoded here:
- a CDS encoding phosphate uptake regulator PhoU, producing the protein MEFRKIQFTGRSSYIISLPKKWVREHGLKQGDTIPLVINPDGSITIFPSEPKEVSEKKVLTLSREFSPDMAIRLVISAYIQGYDVLEIQLNEEMPIYKVKIRKVLQSLPGVEIILDEPTRIIAKSLLDEDEVNLAELLRRIRSIVVSMLGDLELLIRGENGEIKRDINDLENELDRFYFLIIRTVNRLLSKHTVTEESGIVKRTFDLMGILFIAREIERIGDHIIRIAENPDEIDVPYLREKFEAMVVQIEKRDLKAIDKLMLEIRATIKATDYRQSIAKESFRRVLEYIENIGETIINMSLS
- a CDS encoding MFS transporter, with amino-acid sequence MLSEYGRDAKILIGANALGQTFLWFSFFIMPFYLKVLGYNMKAMGAFFSAQTIVGGLFFLLAGPISLRLGYRKTLLLSAFLGLTGRLLQVLAINSLVLFLGFVLVGVNMGLRQPNYNAYLSELVPDERRHEAFSKSFGLGTLFNSLGVLLAGFLPGYFMGLSIAEETAYRITFSLSLLQFVFVIPALLMVRDVVVRERKIRWEKALVLKILKFSLPSALIGLGAGITIPFMSLYFKLRFGETLQAISWIFFFQQLAMGLGSFGLPELVKKYGPVKVITAFQGTATFLFVVFPSIKTFTLAGAIYVLRAILMNIIWPINSSFMMGFFRTEEKATANGIQQAFSTFMRGIGNSIGGTLFAVSLAYPFYATAFLYAFATALFYAFFIKHDE
- a CDS encoding indolepyruvate oxidoreductase subunit beta produces the protein MEFNLIITGVGGQGGLTLSRIIGNAAMVEGYNVRIGETLGMSQRYGSVLSYLRFGEEVYSPLIEEGKANLMLALEPAEALRNARFLGKKSVAIINAYPIHTATTLVGKEKYPELGEIRDAIGKICPVHMTNFQREADKINPRTLGVLMLGYAYGKGLIPLKRDSLLEGIKLTLRERLWEMNFRAFERGEELADK